One Paenibacillus riograndensis SBR5 DNA segment encodes these proteins:
- a CDS encoding potassium channel family protein — MHFLLRLSGKLMRLKKKSIGLIILAFIVISATIAFLLEPGTFSNWFNAFYWVMTTMSTVGYGDFFAGTVAGKLFTIFLYIFGIGLLSLVIGKIIDAMGELQRRRGAGTLSFHGKDHVVLINWNRKTQAAVDEILCYTPDCRIVIIDESGQHPLQQMEHVHFISGDPSSDDILLKAGIEGAKAAIVFGDTRIDEASLTDGKTLLIASSIERIAPQVHTTVEIMQEKNIQNFRHVHVNEFVLSHDAISRLAVRSALQEGNSEVITQLLSREHGDDIYEIPRDAAWHTYGDAFQALLRRGATLLSDRGDLGINRKLDQPIPQDARLYIVSDEETYRQIKG; from the coding sequence ATGCATTTTCTGCTGCGTTTGTCCGGCAAGCTGATGCGTCTGAAGAAAAAGTCCATTGGGCTGATTATCCTGGCTTTTATTGTAATTAGCGCAACTATTGCCTTTTTGTTGGAGCCGGGAACCTTTAGTAACTGGTTTAATGCTTTTTATTGGGTTATGACAACGATGTCCACCGTGGGCTACGGCGACTTTTTTGCCGGCACGGTGGCGGGTAAGCTGTTTACCATATTTCTGTATATTTTTGGCATAGGGCTGCTCAGTTTGGTTATCGGGAAGATTATTGATGCCATGGGGGAACTGCAAAGAAGGAGAGGAGCCGGGACGTTGAGCTTTCACGGGAAAGACCATGTGGTACTGATCAATTGGAACCGCAAAACGCAAGCCGCTGTTGACGAGATTCTCTGCTATACGCCGGACTGCCGGATTGTCATTATTGACGAGAGCGGCCAGCATCCGCTGCAGCAGATGGAGCATGTGCACTTCATCAGCGGTGACCCTTCCAGCGACGACATCCTGCTGAAGGCTGGTATTGAAGGAGCCAAGGCTGCCATTGTATTCGGGGATACGCGGATCGACGAGGCTTCCCTGACGGACGGCAAAACCCTGCTGATCGCCTCCAGTATTGAGCGGATTGCCCCGCAGGTACATACCACTGTTGAGATTATGCAGGAGAAGAACATCCAAAACTTCCGCCATGTCCATGTCAATGAATTCGTGCTGTCGCATGATGCCATTTCAAGACTGGCTGTCCGCTCCGCGCTGCAGGAAGGGAACTCCGAGGTCATCACCCAGCTGCTCAGCCGGGAGCATGGGGATGACATCTATGAAATTCCGCGGGATGCCGCCTGGCATACCTACGGCGATGCTTTTCAGGCCCTGCTGCGCCGGGGGGCGACGCTGCTGTCAGACCGGGGAGATCTGGGCATCAACCGCAAGCTGGATCAGCCGATCCCGCAGGACGCCAGGCTCTATATCGTCTCGGATGAGGAGACTTACCGGCAGATCAAGGGTTAG
- a CDS encoding DUF350 domain-containing protein: MTIVINLVVSVLTIILLQVLGMVVFTLMTPFKDMDELKKGNVAVALALGGKFLATAIILGVAAYTNTSIWFMMLWFAVGYVCLIAAYWIFELFTPGFKISDHLKQGNVAVGVMLCLVFVGTAFAVSSLII; encoded by the coding sequence TTGACGATTGTTATTAATCTGGTAGTGAGTGTGTTGACGATTATTCTGCTGCAGGTGCTCGGGATGGTTGTATTCACCCTGATGACTCCGTTCAAGGATATGGACGAGTTGAAGAAAGGCAATGTGGCTGTAGCCCTGGCTCTTGGGGGCAAATTTCTGGCTACGGCGATTATCCTTGGTGTGGCGGCATATACAAATACCTCGATCTGGTTCATGATGCTCTGGTTCGCGGTAGGCTATGTCTGCCTGATTGCCGCCTACTGGATCTTCGAGCTGTTCACGCCGGGCTTCAAGATCTCGGATCATCTGAAGCAGGGGAATGTCGCCGTAGGCGTGATGCTCTGCCTGGTGTTCGTCGGCACGGCCTTTGCCGTCAGCAGTCTGATCATTTAA
- a CDS encoding signal peptide protein, whose amino-acid sequence MLGMLLMAVLLLGACSGNTGSVFHTDTESTDSVSRVPWDYRVVEGTVGDLIGSDMTVLPDNEMLPNDGNYATGDKIWTLQFMDAELVTDADQKNDIRLSSWTTIKSYADQKTAAEDLTRLKVSITTDVDLVGVYKTEYKNKTRNFAVVELPSGNRIKQPIDDKRYKALEKQKKASVVLEEVHDFADYDSAYAKFRGWAN is encoded by the coding sequence ATGCTTGGCATGCTGTTGATGGCAGTGCTGCTGCTTGGCGCATGTTCCGGCAACACGGGCAGTGTATTTCATACGGATACGGAGTCGACCGACAGCGTATCGCGCGTGCCGTGGGACTACCGGGTGGTGGAAGGCACGGTGGGCGACCTTATCGGCAGTGATATGACGGTACTTCCGGATAATGAGATGCTTCCGAACGACGGCAATTATGCCACCGGCGATAAGATATGGACCCTGCAGTTTATGGATGCCGAACTGGTAACGGATGCGGATCAGAAGAACGATATCCGCCTGTCCTCCTGGACCACGATCAAATCGTATGCCGACCAGAAGACGGCTGCCGAGGATTTGACCCGTCTGAAGGTGTCCATTACGACGGATGTGGATCTTGTCGGCGTCTACAAGACAGAGTACAAAAACAAAACCAGAAATTTTGCCGTGGTTGAGCTGCCTTCCGGCAACCGGATCAAGCAGCCGATCGACGATAAGCGGTATAAAGCGCTGGAGAAACAAAAGAAAGCCTCCGTGGTGCTGGAGGAAGTGCATGATTTCGCCGATTATGATTCGGCCTACGCAAAATTCCGGGGGTGGGCAAATTGA
- a CDS encoding glutathionylspermidine synthase family protein encodes MSPADSVFEYLDQSGLERAPRVEQLHKLGFTWADLEDEEYWLDAVAVMRGETYKELEEASVKLWSILDKAVRYVHRRHDLYDLLGIPPVLWQMLDDTPLPEPGLISRYARFDFAIAGDGTIKLLELNADTPTGYVEASVATPWICGQAGISSRNNGMKERLAAAWSIEQPDTAACVAYGTHQEDSGTIEALVAHSGLDIRCVDCLDLWIDEGTVRDAENRIIKRMFALYPKEWMAVDDGGEALAYAIESGQLQLFNGPHSILLQSKGLIAAVWGMYELGLLFSEDERQAIASYILPTYNKPVFSGSFVSKSVFGREGGSVRIFDDSGALELADEDGFDSSVLFPTVYQKRAELARIQTPEGELHLLTGMFVINGVPCGLLGRAGGPITGNASHFIALGVRELEDE; translated from the coding sequence ATGAGCCCTGCAGACAGCGTCTTTGAATACCTTGACCAGTCGGGGCTGGAACGGGCACCCCGTGTAGAACAGCTGCATAAGCTCGGATTTACCTGGGCTGACCTGGAAGATGAGGAGTACTGGCTCGACGCGGTTGCCGTGATGCGCGGTGAGACCTACAAAGAGCTGGAGGAGGCTTCCGTTAAGCTCTGGAGCATCCTCGACAAGGCTGTCCGCTATGTGCACAGGCGGCATGATTTGTATGATTTGCTTGGCATTCCTCCGGTGCTGTGGCAGATGCTGGATGACACTCCGCTGCCGGAGCCGGGGCTGATCAGCCGGTACGCCAGATTCGATTTCGCCATAGCCGGCGACGGCACGATCAAGCTGCTGGAGCTGAATGCGGATACACCAACCGGCTATGTGGAAGCATCGGTTGCTACGCCGTGGATTTGCGGGCAAGCCGGTATTTCAAGCCGGAACAACGGCATGAAGGAACGGTTGGCCGCTGCCTGGAGCATCGAACAGCCGGATACGGCGGCTTGTGTCGCTTACGGAACCCATCAGGAGGATTCCGGAACGATTGAGGCGCTGGTGGCGCACAGCGGTCTGGACATCCGCTGCGTCGACTGTCTGGATCTGTGGATCGACGAAGGGACGGTCAGGGATGCGGAGAACCGGATCATCAAGCGGATGTTCGCCCTCTATCCGAAGGAATGGATGGCGGTGGACGATGGCGGAGAGGCGCTTGCCTATGCCATTGAGAGCGGACAGCTTCAGCTGTTCAACGGTCCGCACAGCATCCTGCTGCAGTCCAAGGGGCTGATCGCCGCCGTATGGGGGATGTATGAGCTGGGGCTGCTCTTCAGCGAGGACGAACGCCAGGCGATAGCCAGTTACATTCTTCCGACCTACAACAAGCCGGTATTCTCCGGCAGCTTTGTATCCAAATCCGTCTTCGGCCGTGAAGGCGGCTCGGTGCGGATTTTCGATGACAGCGGGGCGCTGGAGCTTGCCGATGAGGACGGCTTCGACAGCAGCGTGCTGTTCCCGACGGTATATCAGAAGCGGGCGGAGCTGGCCCGTATCCAGACCCCGGAAGGGGAGCTTCACCTGCTGACCGGCATGTTCGTGATCAACGGCGTGCCTTGCGGGCTTTTGGGCCGCGCAGGCGGACCGATTACAGGCAACGCCAGCCATTTTATCGCGCTAGGAGTGAGGGAGCTTGAAGATGAATAA
- a CDS encoding MFS transporter — translation MNDKVVMPLWTFCLFIVVMNTTMFNVSLPTIIQDLHISADLGSWVISSYSIGYALSTVIYSRLSDLVPLRRLLTVGLTTLGLASVIGLFAHSFNVLLITRILQSAGAGVMAGLGLVLASRYVPVARRGATIAMISVGSAMAFGLGPIVGGLISQYFGWNGLFGVTCLVLLVLPVLLYLLPKEQPQAAVFDLYGAALTVINAGSLLVAVTSQSYIWLAVSVASFAVHAIHLRRARDSFINPKLLQMPGYLKLTAIGFSILVLNLGNLFLMPLALSNLFHQSALMIGLYIAPGAILSAFLTRFVGRWIDRYGNLRFLLIGHGILATVLAVFALGLQVSPLVLLFGYLCFSPAFSATMASLNNEASGILPRTWIGSGMGLLQLIQFFGGSVSVAVCGLLLHAQRTLAPSGAYRNVYGILLAVSLCSLSLVLLYRRSRGMEMKRNGAKSVSEA, via the coding sequence GTGAATGACAAAGTCGTAATGCCGCTATGGACCTTCTGCCTCTTTATCGTTGTGATGAACACCACTATGTTCAATGTCTCGCTGCCCACAATTATTCAGGATTTGCATATTTCCGCCGATCTGGGATCGTGGGTGATCTCCAGCTATTCCATCGGCTATGCGCTGTCTACAGTGATCTACAGCAGGCTGTCGGATCTCGTGCCCCTCCGCAGGCTGCTGACGGTTGGCCTGACTACGCTGGGCCTCGCTTCGGTAATCGGACTATTTGCGCACAGCTTCAATGTTCTGCTTATCACGCGGATTCTGCAATCCGCAGGCGCCGGAGTCATGGCGGGCCTGGGGCTGGTGCTCGCCAGCCGGTATGTGCCCGTGGCCAGACGCGGTGCCACCATCGCCATGATCTCTGTCGGAAGCGCTATGGCTTTCGGCCTGGGACCGATCGTAGGCGGCCTTATCAGCCAATATTTTGGCTGGAACGGGTTGTTTGGCGTTACATGTCTGGTGTTGCTGGTTCTGCCTGTGCTGCTGTATTTGCTGCCCAAAGAACAGCCCCAGGCGGCGGTCTTTGATCTGTACGGAGCAGCACTGACGGTTATCAATGCCGGGAGCCTGCTCGTGGCTGTAACCAGTCAATCCTACATATGGCTTGCGGTGAGTGTCGCGTCCTTTGCGGTTCATGCCATCCATCTCCGCAGAGCCCGGGATTCCTTTATTAATCCCAAGCTGCTCCAAATGCCCGGGTATCTGAAGCTGACAGCCATCGGCTTCAGTATTTTGGTGCTGAATCTCGGGAATTTATTCCTGATGCCGCTTGCGCTGTCCAATCTATTCCATCAATCTGCGCTGATGATCGGCCTGTATATTGCGCCCGGTGCCATTTTATCGGCATTTCTGACCCGTTTTGTCGGCCGCTGGATCGACCGGTACGGCAATTTGCGCTTCCTGCTGATTGGCCACGGGATACTGGCCACTGTCTTGGCCGTCTTTGCACTGGGGCTGCAGGTATCCCCGCTCGTGCTCCTGTTCGGGTATCTGTGCTTCTCGCCGGCTTTTTCGGCAACCATGGCTTCTCTGAATAATGAGGCCTCCGGCATATTGCCGCGCACCTGGATCGGGTCGGGGATGGGGCTGCTGCAGCTGATCCAGTTCTTTGGCGGGTCGGTCTCCGTTGCCGTCTGCGGATTGCTGCTGCATGCCCAGCGGACTCTTGCACCTTCGGGCGCTTACCGAAATGTCTATGGAATTCTGCTTGCGGTGAGTCTGTGCTCTCTGAGCCTGGTGCTTTTATATCGGCGTTCCCGGGGGATGGAAATGAAACGAAATGGCGCTAAGAGCGTATCAGAAGCATAA
- a CDS encoding response regulator, producing the protein MKAILIDDEKPALQHLERLLAKDGRLEISGKYTSARLGLQHLQQERADIVFLDIGMPEMNGLEAAEHIAVLDRSIRIVYITAYSEYAIEAFELNAIDYLLKPVTSQRLGKTLERLQSREKQSAREAESAAEARALSILGFRRLEFLDTSEPGRKLQWRTSKAQEVFALLLHNRGQWILKDTIVDLVWPDFKPEKAVTNLHTTVYHIRKLLKTWGMNVLVEFSQERYRLTYEDVSFDVEDFVRGWCGTPVETDQEWASRDKVLSLYRGDYLDEHHYDWAEPKRKELQTAYVQMALRSAEYELGSARPREALTRLLSLQEVDPYSEEICRLALRSYADLGDFVGFRKHYEKFKALLHNELGIHPGSLMDSWVQRVL; encoded by the coding sequence ATGAAGGCAATATTGATCGACGATGAGAAACCTGCGCTTCAGCACCTTGAACGCCTGCTGGCCAAGGATGGACGGCTGGAGATCAGCGGAAAGTATACCTCGGCACGGCTGGGCCTCCAGCACCTGCAGCAGGAGCGGGCTGATATTGTCTTTCTCGATATCGGCATGCCGGAGATGAACGGGCTTGAGGCAGCGGAACATATCGCGGTCCTGGACCGCAGCATCCGTATCGTCTACATTACAGCCTACAGCGAGTATGCCATTGAGGCTTTTGAGCTGAACGCGATTGATTACCTGCTGAAGCCGGTAACCTCGCAGCGGCTAGGCAAAACGCTGGAGCGGCTGCAGAGCCGTGAGAAGCAGTCAGCGCGGGAGGCGGAGTCCGCTGCAGAAGCACGGGCCCTCTCCATTCTCGGCTTCAGGCGGCTGGAATTTCTGGACACCAGCGAACCTGGAAGGAAGCTGCAGTGGCGGACCAGCAAAGCGCAGGAGGTATTTGCCCTGTTGCTCCATAACCGCGGGCAATGGATACTCAAGGATACCATTGTGGATCTGGTCTGGCCGGACTTCAAGCCGGAGAAAGCGGTTACCAATCTGCACACAACGGTCTACCACATCCGCAAACTGCTGAAGACCTGGGGGATGAACGTGCTTGTCGAGTTCTCTCAGGAGCGTTACCGTCTAACCTATGAGGACGTGTCCTTTGATGTGGAGGACTTCGTACGGGGCTGGTGCGGAACTCCTGTGGAGACGGATCAGGAGTGGGCCAGCCGGGATAAAGTGCTGTCCTTGTACCGGGGAGATTATCTGGACGAGCATCACTATGACTGGGCCGAGCCGAAGCGCAAGGAGCTGCAGACCGCCTATGTGCAGATGGCTCTCCGGTCTGCCGAATATGAACTGGGTTCGGCACGGCCGCGTGAGGCTTTGACCCGGCTGCTGTCCCTGCAGGAGGTCGACCCGTATTCGGAGGAGATTTGCCGGCTGGCGCTCCGGAGCTATGCCGATCTGGGTGATTTTGTCGGATTCAGGAAACACTACGAGAAATTCAAAGCGCTTCTGCATAATGAACTGGGCATCCATCCCGGCAGCCTCATGGACAGCTGGGTTCAGAGAGTATTGTAA
- a CDS encoding ATP-binding protein: MKKYWLSIAGSLLLVLILPLFSTVQLITDAQNKPVLRHGLMDLRDWDFGSDGLVRLDGEWEFYRNMLLDPEDFQPGDGPPPAASTMINVPDKWNGYISASGKRTAKGYATYRMQALITPGETAVYGLRTSNIRTASKVFMNGQEIGNSGIPSSSVSAGKQNNIPYMGFASVAGDRLEIIVQVSNYSYSSGGIVQPVIIGDQTAILKHREFALIADGAAMCGFFILSIFLLMFSRVREGRGITLHLGLFCMSAFVYILTHGEKLIASGLPGLPYEIVLKLQLISSTLVYYYLLRYVANSINYPMPQAVMKASKFITSLLLVIAVCVPAYYFSFLETLLLTWGSVSLSFVLYVMVKGTKQQPKNMFLMMVSIESLSVVILYYLISISRVHLSYNVVSYEIVLFGFVQAIVMTRKYKSSFLEVEQLSRRLVTLDGLKDDFMADTSYELRKPLQGIVNMAQTLAEGASGSLSPQQKGQLSMIVSTGKRLGSLINDMADFAKLNHGDLFLKRQAVDLRMVASSVMEVTSHISARRGLEFRLELPEPLPLLETDEERLSQILFNLLANAVNHTHKGVITLSAKVIEEYVAVIVADTGQGIAPERLGTIFDAYDPDAADAKKIYHELGLGLSITQKLVELNGGRIEVQSTPGEGSEFTFTLPILKEKTAFTDQEVLEPTGWETAAAMEMEGGLPPHLLGGEECCFILIVDNDPVNRQVLANALRLENHTVITAESGPEALLQMRDFPELDLIITDWVMPGMSGFVLCKAIRERFVLSELPILVLTASNRPEDIQAAFEAGANDYLSTPVDLREFKARVRTLLDMRKSIRTSVQTEIAFLQAQIKPHFLYNALNAIISVCPDDPDMATELLLDLSQYLRSSFDFQNRGQTVPIEKELELVRSYLALEKARFDDRLNIVFDLPQDTMALVPPLSIQPIVENAVNHGLMQKESGGTVTLSIRQLPGHLVVAVTDDGIGMTQERIADILSDERTEGGIGLRNIQRRLLKMYGAGLSVISMPDQGTTISYTIPRTGTP, translated from the coding sequence ATGAAGAAATATTGGCTGAGTATTGCAGGCAGTCTGCTGCTGGTTCTCATTCTTCCGCTGTTCTCAACCGTTCAACTGATAACGGATGCACAGAATAAGCCGGTTTTGCGGCATGGACTTATGGATTTGCGCGATTGGGACTTCGGATCGGATGGTCTGGTCAGGCTTGACGGGGAGTGGGAGTTCTACCGCAATATGCTGCTTGACCCCGAAGATTTCCAGCCGGGGGATGGGCCGCCGCCTGCTGCCTCCACAATGATCAATGTCCCGGATAAATGGAATGGTTATATTTCCGCGAGCGGCAAAAGGACGGCTAAAGGCTACGCCACATACCGGATGCAGGCCTTGATCACGCCAGGAGAAACCGCCGTTTACGGCCTGAGGACGAGCAATATCCGTACGGCAAGCAAAGTGTTTATGAACGGTCAGGAGATTGGGAATAGCGGTATTCCGTCCAGTTCTGTCTCAGCCGGCAAGCAGAATAACATTCCTTATATGGGCTTTGCGTCTGTCGCCGGGGACAGGCTGGAGATCATTGTGCAAGTGTCCAATTACAGCTACTCTTCGGGCGGGATTGTCCAGCCGGTCATCATTGGAGACCAGACCGCCATTCTGAAGCACCGGGAATTTGCGCTGATTGCGGATGGCGCGGCGATGTGCGGCTTTTTCATTCTATCCATATTTCTTCTGATGTTCTCCAGAGTCAGGGAAGGCCGGGGGATCACGCTGCATCTGGGCCTGTTCTGCATGTCGGCGTTCGTGTATATTCTGACCCACGGAGAAAAGCTGATTGCCAGCGGCCTGCCCGGCCTGCCTTATGAAATCGTACTAAAGCTGCAGCTAATCTCTTCCACGCTGGTCTACTATTATCTGCTCCGGTACGTGGCCAACTCCATTAATTATCCGATGCCCCAGGCTGTGATGAAGGCTTCCAAGTTCATTACTTCCCTGCTGCTGGTTATCGCGGTATGCGTACCTGCCTATTATTTCAGCTTCCTGGAGACTCTGCTGCTCACCTGGGGTTCTGTCAGCCTCAGCTTTGTGCTCTATGTCATGGTCAAGGGCACCAAGCAGCAACCCAAAAATATGTTTCTCATGATGGTCAGCATTGAGAGCCTGAGTGTAGTGATTCTGTATTATCTGATCAGCATATCCCGTGTGCACCTCAGCTATAATGTGGTTTCTTACGAGATTGTCCTGTTCGGGTTCGTTCAAGCCATAGTGATGACCCGCAAATACAAGTCCTCGTTTCTTGAGGTAGAGCAGCTGTCCCGCCGTTTGGTAACCCTGGATGGCCTGAAGGACGATTTCATGGCGGATACCTCATATGAACTGCGCAAGCCGCTGCAGGGCATTGTGAATATGGCCCAGACATTGGCTGAAGGCGCTTCAGGATCATTAAGTCCGCAGCAAAAGGGACAGCTGTCCATGATTGTCTCGACGGGCAAACGCCTGGGCTCGTTAATCAACGACATGGCGGATTTCGCCAAGCTGAACCACGGGGATTTGTTTCTGAAGCGGCAGGCAGTGGACTTGCGTATGGTTGCTTCCTCTGTCATGGAGGTTACCAGCCACATATCCGCAAGGAGGGGCCTGGAGTTCAGGCTGGAGCTGCCGGAGCCGCTGCCGCTGCTGGAGACGGACGAGGAACGCCTGTCCCAGATTCTGTTCAATTTGCTGGCAAATGCCGTGAATCATACCCATAAAGGTGTGATAACGCTCTCTGCCAAGGTTATAGAAGAGTATGTGGCCGTCATCGTGGCGGATACCGGACAGGGGATTGCGCCTGAGCGTCTGGGAACGATTTTTGACGCCTATGATCCGGATGCTGCGGATGCCAAAAAAATCTATCATGAGCTCGGTTTGGGCCTCAGCATTACCCAGAAGCTGGTGGAGCTGAACGGCGGAAGGATTGAAGTGCAATCTACCCCGGGGGAAGGCTCGGAATTTACCTTTACACTGCCGATATTAAAGGAGAAAACAGCCTTTACGGATCAGGAGGTTCTGGAGCCTACGGGATGGGAGACTGCAGCCGCTATGGAAATGGAAGGCGGGCTGCCGCCCCATCTCCTTGGCGGAGAAGAATGCTGCTTCATTCTGATCGTGGATAATGATCCCGTCAACCGCCAGGTGCTGGCCAATGCGCTGCGTCTGGAGAATCATACGGTCATCACAGCGGAGAGCGGTCCCGAGGCGCTTTTGCAAATGCGGGACTTTCCTGAACTGGATCTGATTATTACCGATTGGGTCATGCCCGGTATGTCCGGCTTTGTTTTATGCAAAGCGATCCGCGAACGGTTTGTCCTTTCAGAGCTGCCTATTCTGGTGCTTACAGCCAGCAACCGGCCGGAGGATATCCAGGCTGCCTTTGAGGCGGGTGCCAATGATTACCTGAGTACACCGGTAGATCTCCGTGAATTCAAGGCGCGTGTGCGTACGCTGCTGGATATGCGCAAATCCATCCGCACCTCGGTACAGACGGAAATCGCCTTTTTGCAGGCCCAGATCAAACCGCATTTTCTGTACAATGCGCTGAATGCCATTATCTCGGTCTGCCCCGATGATCCTGATATGGCTACGGAGCTGCTTTTGGATCTAAGCCAGTATCTGCGCAGCAGCTTCGACTTCCAGAACCGCGGACAGACTGTGCCAATCGAGAAAGAGCTGGAGCTGGTAAGATCGTATCTTGCCCTGGAAAAAGCACGCTTTGATGACCGTCTCAACATTGTTTTTGATCTGCCGCAGGATACGATGGCGCTGGTGCCGCCGCTCTCCATTCAACCGATTGTTGAGAATGCCGTGAACCACGGGCTGATGCAGAAGGAATCCGGCGGTACCGTAACCTTGTCCATCAGACAGCTTCCCGGTCATCTGGTTGTTGCCGTAACGGATGATGGCATTGGCATGACGCAGGAGCGGATCGCTGATATTCTGTCGGATGAGCGGACCGAAGGAGGCATCGGCCTCCGCAACATTCAGCGCCGGCTGCTCAAAATGTACGGAGCAGGCCTGTCTGTCATAAGCATGCCGGACCAGGGGACGACGATTTCTTATACCATACCGAGAACGGGAACACCCTGA
- a CDS encoding nucleobase:cation symporter-2 family protein produces the protein MLSKQKILALGLQHVLAMYAGAVIVPLVVGGALNLSGTQMAYLIAADLFTCGLATLLQIISSKHFGSGLPVVLGCTFTAVSPIIAIASGSNLATAYGAIIISGLFVVLAAPVYGKLLKFFPTVVTGSVVTIIGLSLIPVAMNNVAGGQGSADFGAPRNLLLGLITLLVILAVNRFTTGFMRSVSVLVGLVAGTVIGYAMGIVHFSTVGSASWVSIAQPFYFGWPEFSITAIFTMIIVNIVSMVESTGVYFAVGKATDQQVEQKQVVNGLRSEGLAIMLGGLFNAFPYTAFSQNVGLLSLTRVKTRNVIFAAGGIMVVLGLLPKLAALTTVVPNAVLGGAMIVMFGSVAASGMSILSEVDLRKDGNLLIAACSIAVGLGSAVLPSMFDQLPEFARMLLQNGIVSGSLTAIILNIFLSRTQENAAPAATVPEVHVK, from the coding sequence ATGTTAAGCAAACAGAAAATATTGGCCCTCGGGCTGCAGCATGTGCTGGCGATGTATGCCGGGGCGGTCATTGTGCCGCTTGTTGTCGGTGGGGCGCTGAATCTAAGCGGAACACAAATGGCCTACCTGATCGCGGCGGATCTGTTCACCTGCGGCCTGGCTACCCTGCTGCAGATTATCAGCAGCAAGCATTTCGGCAGCGGGCTTCCGGTGGTGCTGGGCTGCACATTTACTGCGGTCAGCCCGATCATCGCCATCGCTTCAGGCTCTAATCTGGCGACGGCCTACGGCGCGATTATTATCTCCGGCTTGTTCGTCGTTCTGGCAGCCCCGGTCTACGGAAAGCTGCTGAAGTTCTTCCCTACAGTAGTTACCGGCTCTGTAGTCACGATCATCGGCTTGTCATTGATTCCGGTAGCCATGAATAATGTGGCGGGAGGCCAGGGCAGCGCCGATTTCGGAGCGCCCCGGAATCTGCTGCTGGGCCTCATCACGCTGCTTGTGATTCTGGCCGTGAACCGGTTCACGACAGGCTTCATGCGCTCGGTATCGGTCCTGGTCGGGCTCGTGGCCGGAACCGTGATCGGTTATGCGATGGGTATCGTTCATTTCTCTACCGTGGGCAGCGCCTCGTGGGTCAGCATTGCCCAGCCATTCTATTTCGGGTGGCCTGAATTCAGCATTACCGCCATCTTCACGATGATTATCGTCAACATCGTCTCTATGGTGGAATCAACGGGTGTGTATTTTGCCGTAGGCAAGGCTACGGACCAGCAGGTTGAGCAGAAGCAAGTCGTGAACGGCCTGCGCTCCGAAGGGCTTGCGATCATGCTGGGCGGTCTGTTCAACGCCTTCCCGTATACGGCGTTTTCCCAGAATGTCGGCCTGCTGTCGCTGACCCGCGTCAAGACGCGCAATGTTATTTTTGCAGCAGGCGGAATTATGGTTGTGCTCGGCCTGCTGCCCAAGCTGGCGGCGTTGACGACCGTGGTGCCGAATGCCGTACTTGGCGGCGCGATGATTGTTATGTTCGGTTCGGTGGCGGCGTCCGGGATGTCGATCCTCTCTGAGGTCGATCTGCGCAAGGACGGCAACCTGCTGATTGCGGCTTGCAGTATCGCTGTGGGGCTGGGGTCAGCAGTGCTGCCCTCCATGTTCGACCAGCTGCCTGAATTCGCCAGAATGCTGCTTCAGAACGGAATTGTCTCCGGCTCGCTGACGGCCATTATCCTGAATATCTTCCTCTCCAGAACTCAGGAGAACGCAGCCCCGGCTGCCACTGTACCCGAGGTCCATGTGAAGTAA
- a CDS encoding xanthine phosphoribosyltransferase, translating to MKILEERIREEGLILSDTVLKVDSFLNHQVDTQLALQIGEEFGRIFGHLPVTKVLTVEASGIQFAMAAGIALGVPFIYAKKKKAVTQSEGVYSAPVHSFTRQEDYRISISRKYLGPGDKVLIVDDFLATGAALVGLADIVNESGAELLGVGCVIEKSFQEGRSLLEDRGIAVHALARISSMSPGEIHFIGNPNTAEMIKESVEC from the coding sequence ATGAAAATTCTAGAGGAACGCATAAGGGAAGAGGGTCTCATTCTGTCGGATACGGTGCTTAAGGTGGACTCTTTTTTGAATCATCAGGTGGATACGCAGCTTGCGCTGCAAATTGGGGAGGAGTTCGGGCGCATCTTCGGGCATCTGCCAGTCACCAAGGTGCTGACCGTTGAGGCCAGCGGCATCCAGTTCGCCATGGCAGCCGGAATTGCGCTGGGAGTGCCGTTCATTTATGCCAAGAAAAAGAAAGCTGTTACCCAGTCCGAAGGCGTCTATTCGGCACCGGTGCATTCCTTCACCCGTCAGGAGGATTACCGGATCAGCATCTCGCGGAAGTACCTGGGTCCGGGGGATAAAGTGCTGATTGTCGATGACTTTCTGGCTACGGGGGCAGCGCTGGTGGGACTGGCGGATATTGTGAACGAATCGGGAGCAGAGCTGCTGGGCGTGGGCTGTGTAATCGAGAAAAGCTTTCAGGAAGGCCGGAGCCTGCTTGAAGACAGGGGTATTGCTGTCCATGCACTGGCCAGAATCTCGTCGATGTCGCCGGGGGAAATCCATTTCATCGGAAATCCGAATACAGCAGAAATGATCAAGGAGAGTGTAGAATGTTAA